Proteins co-encoded in one Juglans regia cultivar Chandler chromosome 16, Walnut 2.0, whole genome shotgun sequence genomic window:
- the LOC109015115 gene encoding phosphoenolpyruvate carboxylase 4-like, giving the protein MTDTTDDIAEEISFQNFDDDCKLLGSLLNDVLQREVGGSFMEKVERNRTLAQSACNLRLAGIEDMAELLEKQLASEISKMTLEEALILARAFSHYLNLMGIAETHHRVRKVRSVAPLSKSCDDIFNQLVHGGVSPDELYETVCKQEVEIVLTAHPTQINRRTLQYKHIRIAHLLDYNDRSDLGHEDRDMLIEDLVREITSIWQTDELRRYKPTPVEEARAGLNIVEQSLWKAVPHYLRRVSNALKKHTGRPLPLTCTPIKFGSWMGGDRDGNPNVTAKVTKDVSLLSRWMAIDLYIREVDSIRFELSMNRCSDKLSKLAHEIIEEETSSDVRHESWNQSLSRSQIKLHGQQAPAIPTHLPARADLPSCTECNDGESQYPRLEFPGADYKPLHRQDGQDSTSDSSFQDSHHISSQNGSSANSNTTQSPVTPRAQIGRSTFQKLLEPRVSLSPGIAPYRIVLGNVKDKLMKTQKRLELLLEDLPCEYDPWDYYETSDQLLEPLVLCYESLQSCGSGVLADGRLADLIRRVATFGMVLMKLDLRQESGRHADTLDAITKYLDMGTYSEWDEGKKLEFLTRELKGKRPLVPPSIEVAPDVKEVLDTFRVAAELGSDSLGAYVISMASNASDVLAVELLQKDARLAVSGELGRPCPGGTLRVVPLFETVKDLREAGSVIRRLLSIDWYQEHIIKNHNGHQEVMVGYSDSGKDAGRFTAAWELYKAQEDVVAASNEYGIKVTLFHGRGGSIGRGGGPTYLAIQSQPPGSVMGTLRSTEQGEMVQAKFGLPQTAVRQLEIYTTAVLLATLRPPHPPREEQWRNLMEEISKISCQNYRSVVYENPEFLAYFNEATPQAELGFLNIGSRPTRRKSSTGIGHLRAIPWVFAWTQTRFVLPAWLGVGAGLQGVCEKGHTDDLKAMYKEWPFFQSTIDLIEMVLGKADIPIAKHYDEVLVSESRRGLGSELRGELLTAGKYVLVVSGHEKLSENNRSLRRLIESRLPYLNPMHMLQVEILKRLRCDDDNHKLRDALLITINGIAAGMRNTG; this is encoded by the exons ATGACGGACACCACGGACGACATAGCGGAGGAAATCTCGTTCCAGAACTTCGATGACGACTGCAAGTTGCTCGGGAGTCTTCTCAACGACGTGTTGCAGCGTGAGGTGGGAGGCAGCTTCATGGAGAAAGTCGAGAGGAACCGTACCCTCGCTCAG AGTGCTTGTAACCTTAGGTTGGCGGGGATAGAGGACATGGCGGAGCTGCTAGAGAAGCAGCTAGCTTCGGAGATATCGAAGATGACGTTGGAGGAAGCCTTGATCCTCGCTCGCGCATTCAGCCATTATCTCAATTTGATGGGTATTGCCGAAACACATCACAG GGTTCGTAAGGTACGAAGTGTGGCGCCTCTATCAAAATCTTGTGACGACATTTTTAATCAGCTGGTGCACGGTGGAGTTTCCCCAGACGAGCTTTATGAAACAGTTTGCAAGCAG GAGGTTGAAATTGTTCTTACTGCACATCCCACACAAATTAATCGTCGCACGTTACAATACAAGCACATTAGAATTGCC CATCTCTTAGACTACAATGATCGATCTGACCTTGGTCATGAAGATCGAGACATGCTGATCGAAGATCTG GTGAGAGAGATAACTTCAATTTGGCAGACAGACGAGCTTAGGCGCTACAAACCCACGCCTGTTGAAGAAGCCAGGGCCG GCTTGAATATTGTTGAGCAGTCCCTTTGGAAAGCTGTACCTCATTACTTACGACGTGTCAGCAATGCCTTAAAGAAG CATACCGGAAGGCCTCTTCCATTAACTTGCACACCAATTAAGTTTGGGTCTTGGATGGGGGGTGATAGAGATGGAAATCCGAACGTAACAGCAAAG GTCACAAAGGATGTCTCTCTCTTATCTAGGTGGATGGCTATTGATCTCTACATTCGTGAAGTTGATAGCATCAGATTTGAACTATCCATGAATCGATGCAGTGATAAATTGTCAAAATTGGCACACGAGATTATAGAAGAAG aAACTTCATCTGATGTTCGACATGAGAGTTGGAATCAATCTTTGAGCAGAAGTCAAATTAAGCTTCATGGCCAACAAGCTCCAGCCATTCCAACACATCTTCCAGCTCGAGCGGATCTGCCCTCTTGCACTG AATGTAATGATGGCGAATCTCAGTATCCCAGACTAGAATTTCCCGGAGCTGATTACAAGCCACTGCATCGTCAG GATGGTCAGGATTCTACTTCAGATTCTTCATTTCAGGATTCACATCACATCTCTTCACAAAATGGAAGTTCGGCTAATTCTAACACTACACAGTCACCTGTGACACCAAG aGCCCAGATAGGAAGGTCCACCTTCCAGAAGCTTTTAGAACCAAGGGTCTCTCTAAGTCCTGGAATTGCTCCTTACAGAATTGTTCTCGGCAATGTAAAAGATAAG CTTATGAAGACACAAAAACGTCTGGAGCTTCTTCTCGAGGATCTTCCTTGCGAATATGATCCTTGGGACTACTATGAAACGTCAGATCAATTACTGGAACCACTGGTCCTGTGCTATGAATCTTtg CAATCATGTGGATCTGGGGTGCTTGCTGATGGTCGGCTTGCTGACCTCATCCGAAGAGTTGCTACTTTTGGGATGGTATTGATGAAGCTTGACTTGCGTCAG GAATCTGGTAGACATGCTGATACACTAGATGCAATAACCAAATATTTGGATATGGGTACATACAGTGAGTGGGATGAAGGAAAGAAACTAGAATTTTTAACCAGAGAACTGAAGGGGAAGAGGCCACTAGTTCCTCCAAGTATTGAG GTTGCTCCTGATGTTAAAGAAGTCCTTGACACATTCCGTGTGGCTGCTGAGCTTGGGAGTGATTCACTTGGAGCCTATGTGATTTCTATGGCTTCAAAT GCAAGCGACGTCCTTGCAGTAGAGCTTTTGCAGAAAGATGCAAGACTTGCTGTTAGTGGTGAATTAGGAAGACCATGTCCTGGGGGAAC GCTGCGGGTGGTTCCTCTGTTTGAAACTGTGAAGGACTTGAGAGAAGCTGGATCCGTTATCAGGAGACTATTATCAATTGATTGGTATCAAGAGCACATAATAAAGAACCATAATGGCCACCAAGAG GTTATGGTTGGATACTCTGATTCTGGTAAAGATGCTGGTCGTTTCACTGCTGCTTGGGAACTTTACAAAGCCCAAGAAGATGTTGTCGCGGCTTCCAATGAGTATGGTATTAAAGTTACTCTATTTCATGGGCGTGGAGGGAGTATTGGTCGTGGTGGTGGCCCAACATATCTCGCTATCCAATCCCAACCACCTGGCTCTGTAATG GGTACCCTGCGGTCAACTGAGCAAGGAGAAATGGTACAGGCAAAGTTTGGGCTACCACAGACAGCAGTCAGACAGTTGGAGATATACACAACAGCTGTTCTGCTTGCAACCCTACGTCCTCCACACCCGCCCCGAGAAGAACAATGGAGAAATCTCATGGAGGAGATCTCAAAAATCAGTTGCCAGAATTATCGAAGTGTTGTCTATGAAAATCCAGAATTCCTTGCTTACTTCAACGAGGCTACGCCTCAAGCTGAGCTTGGCTTCCTTAACATAGGAAGCCGTCCTACCAGAAGAAAGAGCTCAACAGGAATTGGACACCTTCGTGCCATACCATGGGTCTTTGCATGGACTCAAACCAGATTTGTTCTACCGGCTTGGCTAGGAGTTGGGGCAGGTCTACAGGGTGTTTGTGAGAAGGGACATACTGATGACCTAAAGGCAATGTACAAAGAGTGGCCTTTCTTTCAGTCCACCATAGACCTTATCGAGATGGTTTTAGGGAAGGCGGACATACCCATAGCCAAGCACTATGATGAAGTCCTTGTCTCGGAGAGTAGACGAGGGCTTGGTTCCGAATTAAGGGGGGAGCTCTTGACAGCAGGGAAGTACGTACTGGTGGTTAGTGGTCATGAAAAACTCTCCGAGAACAATCGGAGCTTGAGGAGGCTGATAGAGAGCAGGCTCCCCTATCTGAATCCTATGCACATGTTGCAAGTGGAGATACTAAAGAGGTTGCGATGTGATGATGATAACCACAAACTCAGAGATGCATTGCTCATCACTATCAATGGAATTGCAGCCGGTATGAGGAACACAGGTTAA